Proteins encoded together in one Kitasatospora albolonga window:
- a CDS encoding copper homeostasis protein CutC: MSNRAVLEVIALDAEDAVAAQAGGADRLELVTDMAADGLTPSRETFAAIRSAVDIPLRVMLRLADGFAAGDIEALARRALELRAEGAEEFVLGFLDEDGHADLVAVERIVAQLDGSPWTFHRAIDRAADRDALRKQLADLPGLDTFLTAGSPDGVDTGIPTLLAEAARGGEPGYAAQILVGGGLQLHHLPRLRAAGIDAFHIGGAARPSGWSAPVDAAAVREWREALDA, encoded by the coding sequence ATGAGCAACCGTGCAGTCCTGGAGGTGATCGCTCTCGACGCGGAGGACGCGGTCGCCGCCCAGGCAGGTGGTGCAGACCGCCTCGAACTGGTCACCGACATGGCCGCGGACGGCCTGACGCCGTCCCGGGAGACCTTCGCGGCGATCCGGTCCGCCGTGGACATCCCGCTGCGCGTCATGCTCAGGCTGGCGGACGGCTTCGCCGCCGGTGACATCGAGGCGCTGGCCCGCAGGGCCCTCGAACTGCGGGCGGAGGGCGCCGAGGAGTTCGTGCTCGGCTTCCTCGACGAGGACGGCCACGCCGACCTCGTGGCCGTCGAGCGGATCGTCGCCCAGCTGGACGGCAGCCCCTGGACCTTCCACCGCGCGATCGACCGGGCCGCCGACCGCGACGCCCTGCGCAAGCAGCTCGCGGACCTGCCCGGCCTGGACACGTTCCTCACGGCGGGTTCGCCGGACGGGGTCGACACGGGCATCCCGACGCTCCTCGCCGAGGCCGCCCGCGGCGGCGAGCCCGGGTACGCGGCGCAGATCCTGGTGGGCGGCGGCCTCCAGCTGCACCATCTGCCGCGGCTGCGGGCGGCGGGGATCGACGCCTTCCACATCGGCGGCGCGGCCCGCCCGTCCGGCTGGTCGGCCCCGGTGGACGCGGCGGCGGTACGGGAGTGGCGCGAGGCGCTCGACGCCTGA
- a CDS encoding ABC transporter permease, with the protein MSAPAPVTEAPAPVSGGSRFAGAAVLGLLAAAIVLVGLWHLTQGTSGAGMWDLVRYAAGAREDIGGVPVGDIVAGSRLPRLLAGVAVGFALGAAGALLQSVTRNALASPDTLAVTAGAYFTLSAVAAFGLTVPLWASGAVAFAGGLLAAVLVLALTGRTAGTSGTRLVLAGSATAMALEAATAMLLILFDRNTTGLFAWGSGSLAQLNIDASTRAIPLVAAVLCAALALSRKLDVLGLGEDTAAALGVPVRATRTAAVLCAVLLTSTAVTLAGPIAFVGLGAPVLARLIAVRVRALHRHALLVPGAGLLGALLVLLADAALRAVLGAEGAASVPTGIPTALLGAVVIVVLALRLRDAGPVRQPPQARAATRSRRSFLLVVSVAVVLLAGAVLVGVLAGSLWLRTGDLVLWAQGTAPDLVGRALDDRMPRVAAAVLAGAALGLAGCAVQSAVRNPLAEPGVLGITAGAGLGAVAVVTSDLPGGRPVLIAAAVATGLATFALIALLAWRGGFLPDRFVLIGIGCGYGLSAVSTFLLLRADPWNTPRILTWLSGTTYGRSLPDVVPVAAGLLAALPLLLSMRRQLDLLAVDEDTPRILGVSPARTRFASLTVAAVLAALGVIAIGVVGFVGLVAPHLARSLVGARHGRVIPVAMLIGGVLVCVADTLGRTLIAPAQIPAGLMVALVGAPYFVWLLRRSRA; encoded by the coding sequence GTGAGCGCTCCGGCCCCGGTCACGGAGGCACCGGCCCCGGTGAGCGGCGGCAGCCGCTTCGCCGGGGCCGCCGTCCTCGGGCTCCTCGCCGCCGCGATCGTGCTGGTGGGCCTCTGGCATCTGACGCAGGGGACCTCCGGCGCGGGCATGTGGGACCTGGTCCGGTACGCCGCCGGGGCGCGGGAGGACATCGGCGGGGTGCCGGTCGGGGACATCGTCGCCGGGTCGCGGCTGCCCCGGCTGCTCGCGGGCGTGGCGGTGGGGTTCGCCCTCGGTGCCGCCGGGGCGCTGCTCCAGTCCGTCACCCGTAACGCGCTCGCGTCGCCGGACACCCTCGCGGTCACCGCCGGGGCCTACTTCACGCTGTCGGCCGTCGCCGCCTTCGGGCTCACCGTGCCGCTCTGGGCCTCCGGCGCGGTCGCCTTCGCGGGCGGTCTGCTCGCGGCGGTCCTCGTGCTCGCCCTCACGGGCCGTACGGCGGGGACCTCCGGAACGCGCCTCGTCCTCGCCGGATCGGCGACGGCGATGGCGCTGGAAGCGGCGACCGCGATGCTGCTCATCCTCTTCGACCGGAACACCACCGGCCTCTTCGCCTGGGGCAGCGGCTCCCTCGCGCAGCTGAACATCGACGCGTCGACGCGCGCGATCCCGCTGGTGGCCGCGGTGCTGTGCGCCGCCCTCGCGCTCTCCCGGAAGCTGGACGTGCTGGGCCTCGGCGAGGACACCGCGGCCGCGCTCGGCGTGCCGGTCCGGGCGACCCGTACGGCCGCGGTGCTCTGCGCCGTCCTCCTGACCAGCACGGCGGTGACCCTCGCGGGCCCGATCGCGTTCGTCGGGCTCGGCGCCCCGGTGCTGGCCCGGCTGATCGCCGTACGCGTACGGGCCCTGCACCGGCACGCGCTGCTGGTGCCCGGCGCCGGGCTGCTCGGCGCGCTGCTCGTCCTGCTCGCGGACGCGGCGCTGCGCGCGGTGCTCGGGGCCGAGGGCGCCGCCTCCGTCCCCACGGGCATCCCGACCGCGCTGCTCGGCGCCGTCGTGATCGTCGTCCTCGCGCTCCGCCTGCGGGACGCGGGGCCGGTCCGGCAGCCCCCGCAGGCCCGGGCCGCCACCCGGTCCCGCCGGTCGTTCCTGCTGGTGGTGTCCGTCGCGGTGGTGCTCCTGGCCGGAGCCGTGCTGGTGGGGGTGCTGGCCGGAAGCCTCTGGCTGCGCACCGGGGACCTCGTCCTCTGGGCGCAGGGCACCGCCCCCGACCTGGTCGGGCGCGCGCTCGACGACCGGATGCCCCGGGTGGCCGCCGCGGTGCTCGCGGGCGCGGCGCTCGGTCTTGCCGGGTGCGCCGTGCAGAGCGCGGTACGCAACCCGCTGGCGGAGCCGGGCGTGCTCGGCATCACGGCGGGGGCCGGGCTCGGCGCGGTGGCCGTCGTGACGTCGGACCTGCCCGGCGGGCGGCCGGTGCTCATCGCGGCCGCCGTCGCCACGGGCCTCGCCACGTTCGCGCTGATCGCCCTGCTGGCCTGGCGCGGCGGCTTCCTGCCCGACCGGTTCGTCCTGATCGGCATCGGCTGCGGGTACGGGCTCAGCGCCGTCTCGACCTTCCTCCTCCTGCGCGCCGACCCGTGGAACACGCCCCGCATCCTCACCTGGCTCTCGGGGACGACGTACGGGCGCTCGCTCCCCGATGTCGTCCCGGTCGCGGCCGGTCTGCTGGCCGCCCTGCCGCTGCTGCTCTCGATGCGCCGTCAGCTCGACCTGCTCGCCGTCGACGAGGACACCCCGCGCATCCTCGGCGTCAGCCCGGCCCGCACCCGCTTCGCCTCGCTCACGGTCGCCGCCGTGCTCGCGGCGCTCGGCGTGATCGCGATCGGTGTCGTCGGCTTCGTCGGGCTCGTCGCCCCGCACCTCGCCCGGTCCCTCGTCGGCGCCCGGCACGGCCGCGTGATCCCGGTCGCGATGCTCATCGGCGGGGTGCTGGTCTGCGTGGCCGACACCCTGGGCCGCACGCTCATCGCGCCCGCCCAGATCCCCGCCGGGCTCATGGTCGCCCTGGTCGGCGCCCCGTACTTCGTCTGGCTGCTCCGGAGGTCCCGCGCATGA
- a CDS encoding allophanate hydrolase — protein sequence MTAVRNGLLHVVRPGALTTVQDAGRPGWAHLGVGRSGALDAPAARLANRLAGNAPGAALLETTVTGCAVRPDRPVVAVVGGAGCRVTVDGRPVAWGAPVRVPAGAVLDVGPALHGVRGYLAFAGGLEPDPVLGSRSADLLSGIGPAPLSEGDTLPLGEPAGRPPAYGPTAPWPGAPAELVLPLHPGPRDTWFTPAALHTLTTAAYRVSPHSNRIGLRTEGPALERAREGELPSEGMVLGAIQVPPDGLPVVFLNDHPTTGGYPVVGVVPETALAKAAQAVPGTPVRFVRA from the coding sequence ATGACTGCCGTACGGAACGGGCTCCTCCACGTTGTCCGCCCCGGCGCCCTCACCACCGTCCAGGACGCGGGCCGCCCCGGCTGGGCGCACCTCGGCGTCGGGCGGTCCGGGGCGCTGGACGCGCCCGCCGCCCGGCTGGCCAACCGGCTGGCGGGCAATGCGCCGGGCGCCGCCCTCCTGGAGACCACCGTCACCGGGTGCGCCGTCCGCCCCGACCGGCCCGTGGTGGCCGTCGTCGGCGGTGCGGGGTGCCGGGTGACCGTCGACGGGCGGCCCGTGGCGTGGGGCGCGCCCGTACGGGTTCCGGCGGGCGCGGTGCTGGACGTGGGACCCGCGCTCCACGGCGTACGCGGCTATCTGGCGTTCGCGGGCGGCCTGGAGCCGGACCCGGTGCTGGGCAGCCGCTCGGCCGACCTCCTCTCGGGGATCGGCCCGGCCCCGCTGAGCGAAGGCGACACGCTGCCCCTGGGCGAACCGGCCGGCCGGCCACCGGCGTACGGCCCCACCGCCCCCTGGCCCGGTGCTCCGGCCGAGCTGGTCCTCCCGCTCCACCCCGGCCCGCGCGACACCTGGTTCACGCCCGCCGCGCTCCACACGCTCACCACCGCCGCCTACCGGGTCTCCCCGCACAGCAACCGCATCGGCCTCCGCACCGAAGGGCCCGCTCTGGAGCGGGCCCGCGAGGGTGAACTGCCCAGCGAGGGCATGGTGCTGGGGGCGATCCAGGTTCCCCCGGACGGCCTCCCCGTCGTCTTCCTCAACGACCACCCGACGACCGGCGGCTATCCGGTCGTCGGCGTCGTACCGGAAACCGCCCTCGCCAAGGCGGCGCAGGCGGTTCCGGGCACCCCGGTGCGGTTCGTACGGGCCTGA
- a CDS encoding allophanate hydrolase: MLPAGPHALLVELADGERAEAFHAELLRRRERGALPGVREIVPGARTVLLDGIEDGTGREGRVPAGRGRARDRLACDLLSWPIPPLRREEQDAVEIPVVYDGPDLEEVAALWGVRADEVPGLHSRTAFRVAFCGFAPGFGYLTGLPERLYVPRRATPRTRVPAGALALAGPYTGVYPRPSPGGWQLIGRMVDPAVLWDPRREPAALLGPGTRVRFVVPEPVPPPRTEPRR; encoded by the coding sequence GTGCTGCCCGCCGGGCCGCACGCCCTCCTCGTCGAACTGGCCGACGGCGAACGCGCCGAAGCCTTCCACGCCGAGCTGCTCCGCAGGCGTGAGCGCGGCGCACTCCCCGGCGTACGCGAGATCGTCCCCGGCGCGCGGACCGTGCTGCTCGACGGCATCGAGGACGGTACGGGGCGTGAGGGGCGCGTTCCGGCAGGCCGGGGCCGGGCCCGGGACCGGCTCGCGTGTGACCTCCTCTCCTGGCCGATACCGCCTCTGCGCCGCGAGGAACAGGACGCCGTCGAGATCCCCGTCGTCTACGACGGCCCCGATCTGGAAGAGGTCGCCGCGCTCTGGGGCGTCCGCGCCGACGAGGTGCCCGGCCTCCACTCCCGTACCGCGTTCCGGGTGGCCTTCTGCGGGTTCGCGCCCGGGTTCGGGTATCTCACCGGGCTGCCCGAGCGGCTGTACGTGCCCCGGCGCGCGACCCCGCGCACGAGGGTTCCGGCCGGGGCGCTGGCCCTCGCCGGGCCGTACACCGGGGTCTACCCGCGCCCTTCGCCCGGCGGCTGGCAGCTCATCGGGCGGATGGTGGACCCGGCGGTTCTCTGGGACCCGCGCAGGGAACCGGCGGCGCTGCTGGGGCCGGGCACCCGGGTGCGGTTCGTGGTCCCGGAGCCCGTGCCCCCGCCTCGTACGGAGCCGCGCCGATGA
- a CDS encoding AAA family ATPase produces MPAHVAESDSTPDPADPLAHERAHLAASRAALRAMREDVQALDIRDVTANWVNAAVLQSQIDDRIKALADLSHTPLFFGRLDYLHAVGGELAEGAEGERFYIGRRHVHDAAGDPMVIDWRAPVSQPYYQASPKNPQDVGLRRRFGYTGGELTAYEDEHLTDPAEAAHTSRLLQAEIERPRVGPMRDIVATIQPEQDEIVRSGLGGTVCVQGGPGTGKTAVGLHRVAFLLYAHRERLARTGTLVIGPNRSFLHYIEQVLPALGELEVKQATVDDLVTAGVAVRGSDDAAAAVVKGDARMAEVLRRAVRSHVTTPTEPVVVVRGSRRWRVPAYEIEEMVEELLARDMRYGSAHEALPQRIAHAVLVRMEEAGEAPDDRVQNTVARNPAVKAAVKAIWPAVDPEKLVLRLLADPEFLAAHAEGLLTEDEQKLILWAKPARSVRSAKWSAADAVLIDEARDLVARTHSLGHVVLDEAQDLSPMQYRAVGRRCSTGSATVLGDLAQGTTPWSTESWDEALFHLGKADAVVEELTAGFRVPREVIAYASRLLPAISPGLAAVESVRESPGSLAVREVPGGAAELDAAVVAACEESLRHEGSIGLIAADARIPVLGAALEAAGHAYLSPGEETTAASRLTLVPASLAKGLEYDYVVLDEPAAVVDGEPDERTGLRRLYVALTRAVSGLTVVHAAPLPEALG; encoded by the coding sequence GTGCCCGCGCACGTAGCAGAAAGCGACTCCACCCCCGACCCCGCCGACCCCCTGGCGCACGAACGCGCCCATCTCGCCGCGTCCCGGGCCGCCCTGCGGGCGATGCGCGAGGACGTCCAGGCGCTCGACATCCGCGATGTCACCGCGAACTGGGTCAACGCCGCCGTGCTCCAGTCCCAGATCGACGACCGCATCAAGGCGCTCGCCGACCTCTCCCACACCCCCCTGTTCTTCGGCCGCCTCGACTACCTCCACGCCGTCGGCGGCGAGCTGGCCGAGGGCGCGGAGGGCGAGCGGTTCTACATCGGGCGCAGGCACGTCCACGACGCCGCCGGGGACCCGATGGTCATCGACTGGCGGGCCCCGGTCTCCCAGCCGTACTACCAGGCGTCCCCGAAGAACCCCCAGGACGTCGGGCTCCGCCGCCGCTTCGGGTACACGGGCGGCGAGCTCACCGCGTACGAGGACGAGCACCTCACCGACCCCGCCGAGGCGGCGCACACCAGCCGGCTCCTCCAGGCGGAGATCGAGCGGCCCCGCGTCGGGCCGATGCGCGACATCGTGGCCACCATCCAGCCCGAGCAGGACGAGATCGTCCGCAGCGGCCTCGGCGGGACCGTCTGCGTGCAGGGCGGCCCCGGCACCGGGAAGACCGCCGTCGGCCTGCACCGGGTGGCCTTCCTGCTGTACGCGCACCGTGAGCGGCTGGCCCGGACCGGCACCCTCGTCATCGGGCCGAACCGGTCCTTCCTCCACTACATCGAGCAGGTCCTGCCCGCCCTCGGTGAGCTGGAGGTCAAGCAGGCCACCGTGGACGACCTGGTGACGGCGGGGGTGGCGGTGCGCGGCAGCGACGACGCGGCCGCCGCCGTCGTCAAGGGCGACGCCCGGATGGCCGAGGTGCTGCGGCGGGCCGTCCGCTCGCATGTCACCACCCCGACCGAGCCCGTCGTGGTCGTGCGCGGGTCGCGGCGCTGGCGCGTGCCCGCGTACGAGATCGAGGAGATGGTCGAGGAGCTGCTCGCCCGGGACATGCGGTACGGCTCCGCCCACGAGGCCCTGCCGCAGCGGATCGCGCACGCCGTCCTCGTACGGATGGAGGAGGCGGGAGAGGCGCCGGACGACCGGGTGCAGAACACCGTGGCCCGCAACCCGGCGGTGAAGGCGGCCGTGAAGGCGATCTGGCCCGCCGTCGACCCGGAGAAGCTGGTGCTGCGGCTGCTGGCCGACCCGGAGTTCCTCGCCGCCCACGCGGAGGGGCTGCTCACCGAGGACGAGCAGAAGCTGATCCTGTGGGCGAAGCCCGCCCGGAGCGTGCGGTCGGCCAAGTGGTCGGCGGCGGACGCGGTGCTGATCGACGAGGCCCGCGACCTGGTGGCCCGTACGCACTCGCTCGGCCATGTCGTGCTCGACGAGGCGCAGGACCTCTCCCCGATGCAGTACCGGGCGGTGGGGCGGCGCTGCTCGACCGGTTCCGCCACCGTGCTCGGGGACCTCGCGCAGGGGACGACGCCGTGGTCCACGGAGAGCTGGGACGAGGCCCTGTTCCACCTGGGGAAGGCGGACGCGGTGGTGGAGGAGCTGACCGCCGGATTCCGTGTGCCGCGCGAGGTGATCGCGTACGCCTCCCGGCTGCTGCCCGCGATCTCGCCGGGTCTCGCGGCGGTGGAGTCGGTGCGGGAGTCGCCGGGGTCTTTGGCCGTACGGGAGGTGCCGGGCGGGGCGGCGGAACTGGACGCGGCCGTGGTCGCCGCCTGCGAGGAGTCGCTGCGGCACGAGGGGTCCATCGGGCTGATCGCCGCCGACGCCCGGATTCCGGTGCTGGGCGCGGCGCTGGAGGCGGCGGGGCACGCGTACCTCTCGCCCGGTGAGGAGACCACCGCCGCGTCCCGGCTGACGCTGGTGCCCGCGTCGCTGGCGAAGGGGCTGGAGTACGACTACGTGGTGCTCGACGAACCGGCGGCCGTGGTGGACGGCGAACCGGACGAGCGGACCGGGCTGCGGCGGCTGTACGTGGCGCTGACCCGTGCGGTGTCGGGGCTGACGGTCGTCCACGCGGCGCCGCTGCCGGAGGCGCTGGGGTAG
- a CDS encoding Fe3+-hydroxamate ABC transporter translates to MIRAHRLMASAATGLAVVLAATACGTTDVKTPEAGAAASPASKDCAGDTTATSAEPVTLTDSLGRKVKLDKPAQRIAVTEWQQVEDALTLCVTPVAVSDAKGYRTWVSAEKLPQGVTDIGTREEPDLDTLAAAEPDLVVVEAFDAKDETLVALEKRGIPVIATRGANPEDPIGNVRDVFNLIGEATGRTERAKQVISQFDDRLAEAKKQVADADLPTKDFLFFDGWLQGGNLTVRPYGEAALFTAIGEELGMKAAWTDDINKAYGDGGVDPSYGLAQTDVEGLTAVGRANLFYANDEGAGGYVKALRKNPVWKSLPAVKEGRAHSFPARVWGAGGPRSCEQAIDAYVDVLTKK, encoded by the coding sequence ATGATCCGCGCCCACCGCCTCATGGCGTCAGCCGCCACCGGGCTCGCCGTCGTCCTTGCCGCCACGGCCTGCGGCACCACCGACGTGAAGACGCCCGAGGCCGGTGCCGCCGCCTCCCCGGCCTCCAAGGACTGCGCCGGGGACACCACGGCGACCTCGGCGGAGCCGGTGACCCTCACCGACAGCCTCGGCCGGAAGGTGAAGCTGGACAAGCCCGCGCAGCGCATCGCCGTCACGGAGTGGCAGCAGGTCGAGGACGCCCTCACCCTCTGCGTCACGCCCGTCGCGGTCTCCGACGCCAAGGGCTACCGGACCTGGGTCAGCGCGGAGAAGCTCCCCCAGGGCGTGACGGACATCGGAACCCGCGAGGAGCCCGACCTCGACACGCTCGCCGCCGCCGAGCCCGACCTCGTCGTCGTGGAGGCGTTCGACGCAAAGGACGAGACCCTGGTCGCCCTGGAGAAGCGGGGCATACCCGTCATCGCCACCCGGGGCGCCAACCCCGAGGACCCCATCGGCAACGTACGGGACGTGTTCAACCTGATCGGCGAGGCCACGGGGCGCACCGAGCGGGCGAAGCAGGTCATCAGCCAGTTCGACGACCGCCTCGCGGAGGCCAAGAAGCAGGTGGCCGACGCCGATCTGCCGACGAAGGACTTCCTGTTCTTCGACGGCTGGCTCCAGGGCGGCAACCTCACGGTCCGCCCGTACGGTGAGGCCGCCCTGTTCACCGCGATCGGCGAGGAGCTGGGCATGAAGGCCGCCTGGACCGACGACATCAACAAGGCGTACGGGGACGGGGGCGTCGACCCCTCGTACGGGCTGGCGCAGACCGACGTCGAAGGGCTGACCGCCGTCGGCAGGGCGAACCTCTTCTACGCCAACGACGAAGGCGCCGGAGGGTACGTCAAGGCCCTCCGGAAGAACCCGGTCTGGAAGTCGCTCCCCGCCGTGAAGGAAGGCCGGGCGCACAGCTTCCCCGCCCGGGTCTGGGGCGCGGGCGGGCCGCGCTCGTGCGAGCAGGCGATCGACGCGTACGTCGATGTCCTGACCAAGAAGTGA
- a CDS encoding acetyltransferase encodes MTSTYAVIPYGPGAWPDAVRRIAPPEVLERWGAVDRSPHAPRLVGTADGGGAALVTARPGTAYVKIVDAVGDVPKAVAAVVAYAYGQGLAQVKWEGWTASAGEAGAAGFAPLRLPPGPGADGPGAGYVRWLGGGGGEGGWRDGVAGPPPYYRQSTDFTCGAVTALVAQAHAGVERREALDREAELTLWRDATNFAACEPVGLGVAVRRRWPSSPVEVFLDTDGPVLLDHLSGDERAWRAVLQRVSRADAGRLGVPVEGRRLSLAGLRDTVGRREHVLLLVSLAVMQGFDVPHWVLCHGVVPGAVVVEDPWFNEAAGETWVDAHLLPVPDGSLDAMSLVGPDRVRGAVRIGHQ; translated from the coding sequence ATGACGTCGACGTACGCCGTGATCCCGTACGGGCCCGGCGCGTGGCCCGACGCGGTGCGGCGGATCGCCCCGCCCGAGGTGCTGGAGCGCTGGGGCGCGGTGGACCGTTCCCCGCACGCTCCCCGCCTGGTGGGCACGGCCGACGGGGGCGGTGCCGCGCTGGTGACGGCGCGCCCCGGTACCGCCTACGTGAAGATCGTGGACGCGGTGGGGGATGTGCCGAAGGCGGTGGCGGCCGTCGTCGCGTACGCGTACGGGCAGGGCCTCGCGCAGGTCAAGTGGGAGGGGTGGACGGCGAGCGCCGGGGAGGCCGGTGCGGCGGGCTTCGCCCCGCTGCGACTGCCGCCCGGGCCGGGGGCGGACGGGCCCGGGGCCGGGTATGTGCGGTGGCTGGGCGGAGGCGGAGGCGAGGGCGGGTGGAGGGACGGGGTTGCCGGGCCACCGCCGTACTACCGGCAGAGCACCGACTTCACCTGCGGCGCCGTCACCGCCCTGGTCGCGCAGGCGCACGCGGGCGTGGAGCGGCGGGAGGCGCTCGACCGTGAGGCGGAGCTGACCCTGTGGCGGGACGCGACCAACTTCGCCGCGTGCGAGCCGGTGGGGCTGGGTGTCGCGGTACGCCGCCGGTGGCCGTCCTCGCCGGTCGAGGTGTTCCTCGACACGGACGGGCCCGTCCTGCTCGACCATCTCTCCGGGGACGAGCGGGCGTGGCGGGCCGTGCTCCAGCGGGTGTCACGGGCGGACGCCGGTCGGCTCGGCGTCCCGGTCGAGGGGCGGCGGCTGTCCCTGGCCGGGCTCCGGGACACGGTCGGCCGACGGGAGCATGTGCTGCTTCTCGTGTCGCTGGCCGTGATGCAGGGGTTCGACGTGCCGCACTGGGTGCTGTGTCACGGGGTGGTGCCGGGGGCGGTGGTGGTGGAGGACCCGTGGTTCAACGAGGCCGCCGGAGAGACCTGGGTCGACGCCCATCTGCTGCCCGTTCCCGACGGCTCGCTCGACGCGATGTCCCTGGTCGGGCCGGACCGCGTCCGGGGCGCGGTGCGCATCGGGCACCAGTAA
- a CDS encoding copper-translocating P-type ATPase — translation MPTQSATTPGTAPAVGTGTVELTIGGMTCASCAARIEKKLNRMDGVEATVNYATEKAKVTYRGEDVSVQDLISTVEATGYTAQEPPPPTAAKEGGTAESEPDDGLTALRQRLVTSVVLAVPVIAMAMIPALQFDYWQWLSLTLAAPVVVYAGWPFHRAAWTNLKHGAATMDTLISVGTSAAFLWSVWALFFGTAGMTGMTHPFELTIARGDGAGNIYLEAAAGVTAFILAGRWFEARSKRKAGAALKALMELGAKEVTVLREGREVTVPTAELQVGDRFLVRPAEKIATDGRVVEGSSAVDASMLTGESVPVEVAVGDSVTGATINAGGRLVIEATRIGSDTQLARMARLVEDAQNGKAAAQRLADRISAVFVPIVIALSLGTLGFWLGSGAGLTAAFTAAVAVLIIACPCALGLATPTALMVGTGRGAQLGILIKGPEVLETTRRADTIVLDKTGTVTTGKMTLLAVHTADGTDENDVLRLAGAVEHSSEHPIAQAVAAGAVERLGGATLPAPESFANVPGLGVQGVVDGHAVLVGREKLLAEWEIRLPAELARAKAESESAGRTAITVAWDGEARAVLEVADAVKDTSAEAVRRLRALGLTPILLTGDNRAVADAVAREVGIDEVYAEVMPEDKVDVVKRLQAEGRSVAMVGDGVNDAAALAQADLGLAMGTGTDAAIEAGDLTLVRGDLRAAADAIRLARRTLSTIRTNLFWAFAYNVAALPLAAAGLLSPMIAGAAMAFSSVFVVGNSLRLRGFRGA, via the coding sequence GTGCCCACGCAATCCGCCACCACCCCCGGCACCGCCCCGGCCGTCGGCACCGGCACCGTCGAGCTCACCATCGGCGGTATGACCTGCGCCTCCTGCGCGGCCCGCATCGAGAAGAAGCTGAACCGGATGGACGGCGTGGAGGCGACCGTCAACTACGCCACCGAGAAGGCGAAGGTGACGTACCGGGGCGAGGACGTCTCCGTACAGGATCTGATCTCCACCGTCGAGGCCACCGGCTACACCGCCCAGGAACCGCCACCCCCGACGGCGGCGAAGGAGGGCGGAACGGCGGAGTCCGAACCCGACGACGGGCTCACCGCCCTCCGTCAGCGCCTGGTCACCTCGGTCGTCCTCGCCGTCCCGGTCATCGCGATGGCGATGATCCCGGCCCTCCAGTTCGACTACTGGCAGTGGCTCTCCCTGACCCTCGCCGCACCGGTCGTCGTCTACGCGGGCTGGCCCTTCCACCGCGCCGCCTGGACCAACCTCAAGCACGGCGCGGCGACGATGGACACGCTGATCTCGGTCGGGACATCGGCCGCGTTCCTGTGGTCGGTGTGGGCGCTGTTCTTCGGTACGGCGGGGATGACGGGGATGACCCACCCGTTCGAGCTGACCATCGCGCGCGGCGACGGCGCCGGGAACATCTACCTGGAGGCCGCCGCCGGGGTGACCGCCTTCATCCTCGCCGGGCGCTGGTTCGAGGCCCGCTCCAAGCGGAAGGCCGGAGCCGCGCTCAAGGCCCTCATGGAGCTGGGCGCGAAGGAGGTCACCGTCCTGCGCGAGGGGCGCGAGGTGACCGTGCCGACCGCCGAACTCCAGGTCGGGGACCGCTTCCTGGTCCGGCCCGCGGAGAAGATCGCGACCGACGGCAGGGTGGTCGAGGGCAGTTCGGCCGTGGACGCCTCGATGCTGACGGGCGAGTCCGTGCCCGTGGAGGTCGCCGTCGGGGACTCCGTCACCGGAGCCACCATCAACGCGGGCGGACGCCTCGTCATCGAAGCCACCCGGATCGGCTCCGACACCCAACTCGCCCGCATGGCCCGCCTGGTCGAGGACGCACAGAACGGCAAGGCCGCCGCCCAGCGCCTCGCCGACCGTATCTCCGCCGTTTTCGTCCCGATCGTCATCGCCCTGTCCCTGGGGACGCTGGGCTTCTGGCTGGGCAGCGGCGCCGGACTCACGGCGGCGTTCACGGCGGCCGTCGCGGTCCTGATCATCGCCTGCCCCTGCGCCCTCGGACTGGCCACTCCGACCGCGCTCATGGTCGGCACCGGCCGCGGCGCCCAGCTCGGCATCCTCATCAAGGGCCCCGAAGTCCTCGAAACCACCCGCCGCGCCGACACCATCGTCCTCGACAAGACCGGCACCGTCACGACGGGGAAGATGACCCTGCTCGCCGTACACACCGCCGACGGCACCGACGAGAACGACGTCCTGCGACTGGCCGGTGCGGTGGAGCACTCCTCCGAACACCCCATCGCCCAGGCCGTGGCAGCAGGCGCCGTCGAGCGGCTGGGCGGGGCCACCCTCCCCGCCCCGGAAAGCTTCGCCAACGTCCCCGGACTCGGCGTCCAGGGTGTGGTGGACGGCCACGCCGTCCTCGTCGGCCGGGAGAAGCTGCTGGCCGAGTGGGAGATCCGCCTGCCAGCCGAACTGGCGCGCGCCAAGGCCGAGTCGGAGAGCGCCGGGCGGACGGCGATCACGGTCGCGTGGGACGGGGAGGCGCGGGCGGTCCTGGAGGTCGCGGACGCGGTGAAGGACACCAGCGCCGAGGCCGTGCGGCGGCTGCGCGCCCTCGGGCTCACCCCGATCCTCCTGACCGGCGACAACCGGGCGGTGGCCGACGCCGTGGCCCGCGAGGTCGGCATCGACGAGGTGTACGCCGAGGTCATGCCCGAGGACAAGGTCGACGTCGTCAAGCGCCTCCAGGCCGAAGGCCGTTCGGTCGCCATGGTCGGCGATGGGGTCAACGACGCCGCCGCGCTCGCCCAGGCCGATCTGGGCCTGGCCATGGGTACGGGGACGGATGCCGCGATCGAGGCCGGTGACCTCACCCTCGTACGGGGAGACCTGCGGGCCGCCGCCGACGCCATCCGGCTCGCGCGCCGCACCCTCTCCACGATCCGGACGAACCTGTTCTGGGCCTTCGCCTACAACGTCGCCGCACTGCCGCTGGCCGCCGCGGGGCTCCTCAGCCCGATGATCGCCGGGGCCGCGATGGCGTTCTCGTCGGTGTTCGTGGTCGGCAACTCGCTGCGGCTGCGCGGCTTCAGGGGAGCGTGA